A window of the Macaca nemestrina isolate mMacNem1 chromosome X, mMacNem.hap1, whole genome shotgun sequence genome harbors these coding sequences:
- the LOC105491039 gene encoding X antigen family member 1 produces MESPKKKNQQLKVGILHLFRRQKKIRIELRSKCVTWKVICKSCVSQRPGLNLDLGAGIKVKIIPKGEHCKMPEAGEGQPQV; encoded by the exons ATGGAGAGCCCCAAGAAGAAGAACCAGCAGCTGAAAGTCGGGATCCTACACCTGTTCAGGAGACAGAAGAAGATCAGGATAGAGCTGAGATCCAAG TGCGTGACATGGAAGGTGATCTGCAAGAGCTGCGTGAGTCAAAGACCGGGGTTAAATCTGGATTTGGGTGCTGGCATCAAGGTGAAGATTATACCCAAAGGAGAACACTGTAAAATGCCAGAAGCAG GTGAAGGGCAACCACAAGTTTAA